The Planctomycetaceae bacterium genome segment TCTTATTTGTTATCTCCGCTATTTTATGTTTGTACGGATTCATCTTTTCTGTTCTGCATTTATATAATGGCCCAACGGAATCATAAACAATAATATCTTTTATTCCGAATTTCAGAAGCATTTTTGTAATTGCTATTCCTGCGGCACCGGCTCCGACAATTATCGCCGTGCAGTCTTCGGGCTTGCGATTGGTTTTCTTCAAAGCGTTAATTATAGCGGCAAGACTTACCGTTGCCGTTCCGTGCTGGTCATCGTGAAATACCGGAATGTTAAGCCGAGCCTGCAATTTATCTTCAACTTCAAAACACGTCGGCGCAGATATATCTTCAAGCTGAATTGCGCCAAAGCTCGGCGCTATTTTGCAAACAGTCTCGACTATTTCATCGGGCTTTTTCGAATCGACAAGAATCGGAATCGCGCTTACTCCAGCAAATTCCGCGAAGATTGCGGCCTTGCCCTCCATCACCGGCAGTGATGGCACGATACCGATATTGCCCAGTCCAAGAACAGCCGTACCGTCCGTTACTATCGCCACTCTGTCGCACAAGCCGGTCAGTTCCCACGCTGATTCAGGATTTTTGACTATCTCATTGCAGACAAACGCAACGCCGGGCGTATAGACCATTCTAAGGTCGGTTAGACTTTTTATCGGCACTCTGCTTACCATTTCAATCGCACCGCGATGGTGCATATCAAACATATTATCG includes the following:
- a CDS encoding NAD-dependent malic enzyme; this translates as MAMDVSRISWQERYRAPEVYTLRCRIQDKPGMLGKLLATIGQEKANLGDVSTVGIEGISKIRDVQVFCSNKKQLDGVVIAVNGVEGIEILGVNDNMFDMHHRGAIEMVSRVPIKSLTDLRMVYTPGVAFVCNEIVKNPESAWELTGLCDRVAIVTDGTAVLGLGNIGIVPSLPVMEGKAAIFAEFAGVSAIPILVDSKKPDEIVETVCKIAPSFGAIQLEDISAPTCFEVEDKLQARLNIPVFHDDQHGTATVSLAAIINALKKTNRKPEDCTAIIVGAGAAGIAITKMLLKFGIKDIIVYDSVGPLYKCRTEKMNPYKHKIAEITNKNNVRGGLLEGFKGRDIFIGVAQPKMVSCDMISAMAKNALVFPLSNPVGEISVDEALAAGAAVAADGRTINNALAYPGLFRGALDVKAKQITIEMQIAVSKMLASLAPDGALLPDMLDLNVHKKVAAAAVNAYKE